The window TATCACGGCCTCTCCGCCCCAGCAGCGTTGGTGGGGCTGAGTACTAACAAAAGCATAATGTTAATATATGCCACCCCAAACTCGCATTAGACTGGATTGAATATCGATTTCTTGCAAATTACTCAACGACACTGTACATCTTAACAGCAACTGTAAATAAATCTTTTTATGAGGTTGAAGTATTgcagatattttttttgttgctcacTTATTTCTAAGCAGCTGATTTAACGCGTGCAGAGACAGACGAAGCACAAGGGTGAACTTCACTCCGTTTGTCatttaatatataaaatacagtAAAACATACGCAAAAAGGAGAAGGTTTCAAGGGACTTGGATACTTTGGTACAACAAACACTTTTCTGTAAAAGCGGTATAGAATTTCAATAACATCAGTGCATACTTTTGTATATGAAAATATACACAAACTGTATATCgttcaagaaaaacaaaacggcAAAACATCTTTACATCGAAACCCATTGCAGACTAGCTCAACACAATATATTAGCTATAAATTTCATCTTTCGTATTTTATTTGCTACATCATTCTGACTGCTTGTGACATTACGGTTACCTGCGTCCCATGCGTCTAACCATGTTTGAATTtccaccaatttttttttttttctttataaatatATTCTATATCTGGATGAAAACTGCAGCATTTAACTGGTACGTTCCTTTTATTGCATTTGCTAATACCGCATTGTCCGATCGTGCAAGTTGCTTTGAATCAAAAGGAAACCAGTTTGGATGTCGGTGAAAACGATGACAGTTTGATGTTTTGAAAATTACAAGCTTCACAAAGTAAAAGGCTTCATAGATGTTTGGCGATGCACTGAAGCGGTACAAAGAAACCTGAACATAACATCATACATAAGTAACAGGGGCCCAGGTGTGTTTCGCACTCCCTCGTTGAGATTTGTCAATTGACCACAAGGGGGCAGGATTGAGGCAATCGGAGCGGTGTCACTTTGCAGTCAGCGAACTGAGCTTGTTTTGGCGTCTCCAATTAAAACAAGGTACATTTAATGCAGTCTTGATTGGAAAAATACTTATTAGTTTTCTTTCGTCATGTCATTGCTAtccaataaatatatatattttttaatctgaaCATAAAATaaagagggaggaaaaagaactTTGGATGTTTCCACTTGTCAAGGAAATTCATGCTTGTTCAAATTTTGAAGTTTGTTTTAATTCTGTAAaaaatgtgcagtgataaaaaTATATCGTAAAATTTTGATACATGCTTTTTATTGGACAAACTCGACTAAATGGTGGATTTTTTTGTCAATTAAATAATTTTGTcaatgtattctattttttttatatcatgcaattaaaaaaatctcaataaaatattttggcaaCTATAACACTATCAATTTCCAATGAAAAACATGTATCTtaaattgtgcaaaaaaaatgaaaacaaaaaaatctttttgtaaGAGATAAAACCTTCCCAATGTAAACGATGCATCTGTGAATTGAATGATTTTTGAGATGCATAAAAAGTGGCGCAAAATGATATTTGTAACGTGCTGTCACTATCCTCTaaaaggaacttttttttttccatgattgGCAAAAACTGCTTCGTCTGAGACATAGGTACATTTTTGGCAATACAtgctaaattattatttttttttgttaactctGAAAACAAGTCCTGCTCATCATGCCGACTTTGATTGTCCAATCAAAAAACAACACCGTGGCTGTCCTGGGGTTCAAATTCACATTTGTCaagcccattttttttttcttacgtgATATCGATTTTGAAAGAAAGTGAGTTTTAAAATGTTGTAATGCAATAACAGTCAGTTACAGAGCTTACTTAGCATTTTAAAGCTCTGCTCGAAACATCTGCtttttgttggatttttttttccttttttttttttttttttttaaatcaagagtTACAACACAGCTAAGCGCTGCCAGTTCATGTGTGGGCTTAACAGTCAAGTGACCGCAGACGAGTAGGCGTGATTTTTTTAGGGTGGGGATATAATTTGGGGAATTGGTGAATAAGGTCCGACGGAGTAGACATCATCTCTTCTATTTTGACTAAATaacttgtgcacacacacattcacgcacCGAGATAATGGCGACGAAACAAATTGCtatttaaaaatgacatcaaacaATCTTTTTTGACTTTACTCTTTGCCGTAGAAATAGGGCTAAATGTGCGTTTAGATATGAAGCTAGGCTAACGTGAAGGGCAGTgattgtgtgcgagtgtgtgtgtgtgtgttgcgtttTCAATGTGCGTGTTGGATGCGtagcaaaaatgacaacaacacGACCGAGCAGGCGCTAAGTGGGGGGGTACGCTACCCAAACATATCAACGTCACGCttgtttataataataataatagcggACAGATCCACTGAGTTGACattagggttttttttgtgcatttttttttttttttttttttagggctaACTGGCAAAGTCTATGCAAATATATGTACATACACGCGCTTGAGGCCAAAAAGCTAACGGAAGCGTTAGAAATATAGAAATTGTCCGTTCACTTTGGGGGGGAACCACGGGAAAAGAAGATGGGAGGGCTAGCTCGTGCGAAAAATTTGGACATCAAAGTTTAGTAGAGGGTTTGTCTACAAAGTGACGGATCTTCAGAACCACTGACGGAGAAAGAACACAACAGCGTGTCTTGCACAACACCCAAGTCGTAAAGAGCCACAAGGGCGTCGGGTTATGTGTGCGCAGCGTTTCGTTTTGGCATTCCGAGGACTACGTCGGCCCGAAGCGCttccaaaaaagaagaaaaaagtgcaGCGTGGGAGGGACTTGCTGAAGAAAGGGAAATGTTGCAAAGGGAGTCCGCAGGGAGTGATGTCCGCTGAATGTGGACTGAATAAAATGGAGGTGAGGAACATCTCTCAAAGTTGAAGGGACCCGACTGGACTCGTCAGTTGAAGAGGTTTTTTAACCCAAAAGGCTTCTTCACTTTGAAATCTTAGGTGTGgacttgacaataaagctgactctgactctgacctaAATAGCTCGCCATATAATATGATGagctattttgtttttgatgtcATATTTATCCAAATGATGGAATAAGCACCAATTAGATGACttgaaaaatgacaatttcTGTCCACTTGCTCACTCTCGGAGTCCTACTTGTTGATTTGAGTGTCCACTACTAAGATGTTTTGCCAGCCGGACCAACGATTCCGAAGTGAAGAAGCTTTTCAGATGGAAGGCCAAGTGTCTTCAAGAGTCCACTTGCCTCTGTTCAACTTCCGAAACGTACACAGACGCGATGGTGTCGAGGCTCAAAGCGCGCGCTGAGGCATTTGAATGCAACGTCCTCACATGTGGCGTGTACGACGTGACGTGGCGTGACGTGATGTGTTGCAGTGTCGTCCAAACCTCCCTGCGTGCTCTCCCTCGCCGCTTATGTGACCCAGGTGTCCAGTCTCATTCGCTTGATGTTGCCACCTTCTGGCTCCGGCGAGGGGCTGAAGTCAGAGCGGCCCGGCCCGACACTCCCCGTGGCGGCCATGTCGGCGGCGTTGTTGTtggcgccgccgccaccgccgcccgtGTCCTCGCGGTCGCTGCCTTCGAAGGAGCTGGCGTTGCTGCTCACGCTGTCTGCGGGAGAACGTCCCGTGGGCGGCTCCAAGCACAGCAGTGAGCCCGGGTACTGAGGTGGTGCCGACAGGGTGGCTCCAGCGGACGGAGGCGGCGGGactggcggcggcggtggtgccGGCGGAGGGCAAGGGGTGCTGCGGTCCCGACCCGGCGACACCGGCTCCGACTTGATGCTGACGCCGCTGCTGGTGTTGACCGTCAACATGGCGCCTTGAGGTATGTGCGCCACCGGCCTGAGCGCAAGAGCACCACCACCAAATTAAACAAGCAAATGGGATGACTTCATATTTTGAAGGCacggcgcaaaaaaaaaacacaccaagaaGCCATTTTCAACAAGCCTGTGATGCATTCAGGGGCCCTGTGGCTTGACACACAAACGAGAAAATTCCAGAAGTGAAAACGCGACAGTTCCAGAGCACCACAACAAAACATAGACGCTAACGCTAGCATGCTAAGCTAAGAGACAATCGTTTACATGCGTTTAGTGCTCACGGTGGAATCGGTATCAAATCAAACTTGGCGATAAAACCCGGTTGGTTCACTGAGTTCTCATACAAGTAACAGACAGTTCTGACTAGCTGTCTTATAAACCAGGGACCCTCGTGTACCTCTAATCTTTGGATACTCACAGGAAATGGAATCCGACTTGAAATGGCAAATCTGATTCATGATTGTTGAACTCAAAATGTTATGGTTAGTTTGTCATAACGTTTTGTTCTGGGAGCGTCGGGTGACAAATGAGTGATGTGTGATATTGGCAATTCACTTCCAGAACAATCAACACGACAGCCCTGGAAGGCAGCGTGTAGACGGGTCGTGACTGcgcaacacagacacacatgcgAACGGCGGGGGTGCGGGGATTTTCAGCCAAAAAAAGCGTACATGAAGACAAAGCgggggggggaggagaaggAAGTGGGATACAGTACCGGCCCAACCACTCATCTCTACCCAAGAGCAGGTTGGACGGAGAGCCCAGACTGTggggaagaaaacaaaaggttggagcgtcccccccaaaaatgctGACATAATTGAGCGTTATCATCAACAAAccacaatgatgtcatctgAAACAACACAAAGTCTTCTGCGCTAACTGAGGGGAGGGGACTCAACACTCGAAAACTCCCAATGACACATCGACTTCCTTCCTGCTTCGCTAAGTCGGTCGTTGAAGCAAAAACGTGCAGCGGCGAAATGACAAAAAAGACTTAACAACCTGACAGGGACTAACGCAACACCCACAGTGATGACAAATTGTGTATGTGAGTGAGATTCTCTATCGAGTCCGTCGTCACTGCTACTTTGGCAAAATGAGGTGTCTTCCTTACAGCCACAAGGTGGCGACACTGGACGCACACATTCtcgcagacacacagacaggttTAACGGTGGCCGTTCACCTCAGATTGGCAGCCAGACTGGACACCTGGCTAGACAGCTCGCTGCTTTGTTTGTCCACGCCCCACATGCTGCATGGCGACAAGAGCACAGAGTACACTTCAAGGACCTGCCGTTCAAACTAACGTCTCCGAGCCCAACCACTTAAGGAGCCAGGGTGGGTCGATTTGTCTCTTTGCGTCGCCGTCAATAACCCAAAAATGTTTCGATTATGTAGAGAGTGAAACGGTGAAATGCTGGAGAGGAAAGATGAAATGTGTCGTATGAAGAGCATGCGAGTGGATCAGAAGGAATAGCCAAGAGGACTTACACCAAGTTGCTGAGCGACGCCAGATTGATTTGCTGCTGTTGCGTTTGCTGCTGCGGTTGCTGCGAGACgacgggctgctgctgctgctgccacgtCGCCATGCTGGTTGGCAGCAAGCCGCCGGGAGACGCCAGGGCGTGAAGCGCCGTAATGTCTGCGCTTGTCAGCTGGTACTCTgcgttaaaaaagaaaaatggggaTTTTAAATTGAAGATAATGTATCAGCAGTCATTTGGATTTTCAACTGACCTGTGTTGTATGCCGTGGGCATGGCGGAGAAGGGGAGGCCCTGCGCCAGGAGGCTGGGCGTGGCCACCGACACCACGGGCGTGGTGAGGGTCTGGGCCACCTGGGCGCCGACCGCCAGCCGCTGGGCGTTCTGTCAGAGGGGAGAAAGAGTTGTTGCACATTTGGAAAGGCTCGCAGTGAGACCCAACACGATTACATTAAAGGCAAGCGGTAGACAAAGTCAACCGCTGAGGTCCTATTAAATgaattgctaaccaaaacagcagcacctactcATAGCAATTGAAATCTACAATTACCGCCTTTAATGTAATGGCAGGAAACGATGCGCTGTGGCTGAAAAAGGTGAAGATGGGTGAACGAGAATCATGCCATGCGGCGCTTCCCTCTTTTGGTGTAAAGAGTACAGTAAAGCCTCACCCGTTTGAAGATGACCATTTCTCGGTCGATGGTTtaactaatttttttttatattcatctTGCCCCCTACTGAGTGAGGGTTGACTGTACTCATTTCCTTTTGGTAAACTATCCTGGATGATGACGTTTATGATGCTAGGACCAGAGAACAACACAGTCATGAGGCCTGAACCGCATGCAGTCACACACTGAGAAGGATCATCCTGAGAAATGCCACggaagcaaaaaacaaaacaaaaaaacaagcaaacaaaaacgacaacaaaaccaatgtgttttctttttccatcccGACCATGCTAAGAGGCGGACATTCACCTCATTTACCAACTCCAGCTCATCCTCTGTCTGCAAAGGGTGGCAACAGAGAGGGGTACATGTTTGTAAGAAGTCCCAGAGCTTAAAAGCAGGAGAAGGTGTTGCTGCATTGACGAACACGCGACAGGCCGGCGGGAAATACAGCATCtggtctatgtgtgtgtgtgtgtgtgtgtgtgtgtgtgtgtgtgtgtgtgtgtgtgtgtgtgtgtgtgaaccacAAAATATGCTCAGCGGAAACACCTGCAAGAATGCGGCCGTCTGCCGCCGTTGCAAACTGACAAACACGCGACGACgaccaacaaaacaaaagatgagCGGCTCACCATCTGCATGAGGCTCTTCCCGCCCTGCGAGGTGATGACGCGGAGGTCCGGTTTGCGCCCGCTGACCATCTGGGGGCTggcgggcggcggcgggggcgaCTTGGCCGGGGCTACCTTTCCCAGGCTGTTCCCGTTGGACACGGCCAGGAGGCCCGGCGAGGCCCTGGCGCTGGTGTAGCCGTTAGCTGCGCAAAGAGCTGGGTTAATACGACAAGTCATGagcaaaaacacaaatgaagcACTTACGGACTGGACTCGGACAGCCTCCGTTCGAATTATTCAGGTCACCACCCAGGAGCGCACCTGTTGGATTCAAAGGAGAGTCGATTCCCGTTGAGCACACGAAAAAGAAGTTGGTAAAGGAAAATAACTCGCCGACCTCGGCGGAAGCGCTCACCTGCGCTGGCCGGTCGCTGCGGCAACCCGGGGGAGACTGTGTTCCTCGGAGGAGCCGGTTGCTGTGGCGACAGGAGGTGGGTGTCGGCGAGCGACGACGCCGTCACGTAGGAGGTAGTTACCAGCGCGTTGCCAGGGTTGCTGAACTGCAGCGGGCTGGGATTGGACGCCTGCACGGTGACGGGCATGGTGAAGGTCTGCGGCGGAGCCGTCGACTGCTGCTACGGTTCAATTGACGCGCGTGCGTGGGTGAGTGACGCGCAGCGCTTTGGAACCAGAAGACCGCATTGATTTCACACTCACGCCGTAACGCTTGAAGAGAACATCCAGGTCTTCTGTGGTCTTCCGAAATTTGTCGTCATTTAAGGGACTCTGATCGATGGAGTCTTCGCCGTCAGGTTCCGGACTGTCGCAACCATTGAAGCCTTTCTTTCGCAAAgtctacaaatgaaaaaaatgtcagcaaGATCCGATGCTGTAAAAAGGTGCAGTTCGACGTCACCTCGATGATGTCGGCGTTGGTGCGGCTCTCGTGGGGCTCGTTGTACTCGGTGTACTTGAGCAGAACCTTGTCCATGTCGGTGCTGGCGTACTGGAAGAGCTTGTTGGCGTGATTGAAGATGATCAGGGCGATCTCGCAGTCGCACAGCACGCTCAGCTCGTACGCCTTCTTCATCAAGCCGAATTTGCGTTTGGTGAATGTCACCTAGGTGCAGCGCCATATGATTGTTGATCAACATTTTCACCAAATTGGAAAAACACCCTTGACCTTTTAAATGTGTCATTGAAACTGCTGTTATTTCTTTGCGTGCAAAGTCTCGGGCCCGGCGTATTTCGTTTCAACTTCACCACGACAGCTGCTCGCGCAAGTGCACGGGTGTCAAACATGCCGAGCATTCAGCTGCCAGTAACTGGCATGAAACTAGAAACCTCCGCAGCCCTCAATCTAACTCGGCCATGCTTTAAAAGTTCACTCAGCGTTTAGTTACAACCTGGAGCTCAAAAACAGTCCTCACTTACCTGCTTGTTTCTTTCATCGGTGATCCGCTGGATCTGAATCTTTTTCCTTCCCATGATGCTTAGAGGCGGTCAATTCAAGTAAAGAAGATGTCTCTTTCGCTCTTGTGCAGTcctgagagcttttttttttttactgcgctgaataaaaaaaataaatcagatgcGTGAGGGCGGCGGAGGACAACAGCAGCGGCGATGCTGGCACATTTCTCTGGCTAGGTTGAAGGTGAAGCGATGGGTGGAGGAAAACCGCTTCGGTGAAATAGCTGATAATGGAGGAGTGTGTCGCTCCTCACCtgcagggacaaaaaaaaatcattaagttATTTTTCGCTTTCAAACACTAAACCCGCTGACAAACGTGTTAATTCTCCTTCGTGGTGATGCAAGATGATGCGCTGGATGCTGAGTGATTATCAGAACATAGCTGTTCTTATCTGACATCATTCCCAAGGGGGTTTTAGGTAGATGTGTCAATGTGAGGGCACACAATGACATCTTTCTTCTTGCAATATGGAATAAAACATCATCTTTGATTGGAATGACTAAGGCCCTGTGAGGCTTCTGAGCACCCTCGCTAATGAGTGCAATTGACACTTTCATGCAACGCACGCCAACTTCCCCTCAAGGCACTGACGGCTCACTCAATTAGAAGCGGCCCGGCGTACTGATTGGACTCGGCGAGAACAAGGTCAATTCGGTTCTTTAATGAAATTTGTCCGAACTGAAATTCATCTCGTTGGATAcccggaaggaaaaaaaaaaaaaagacaaacggaGCACAATGGCCAACTTGTTATTTCAAAAGGGATGAGTGGGGGCAGTCATTTGGTTTATTACAGCGAGATCAAATTGGTTAAATCAGCCAAGTGATGCTCAAGTGAGCCTGATGAAGGGGAGTGGGGGGGACGCAATCACACCGAGGGTCTTCATCTTTCTGTTGTGGAGTGCGCTCATTAGTGCCACTGACCTTTAAGTGGACTACACACTAGCCAATGAAACGTGGCagagcaaaacacacacacaattatttcCACTTGGTGTTTATTTGTTGCAATACCTCTTTGCGTAACCTTCAACATAATGGCCAGTAGGGATTTTGGTAATGGTTGTTAAACCTGAAACTAGCAACCTGGACTCTCTCCCAAAGTTTGTTATGTGCAATTGTCTCACTAAACGTGATAAAACAATGGATGGCTGCATAATCGGAATGACATTAAAACAGAATCTCATCAAGTCAAACTCAATCTAGGTAAATATTAAGATTCTCCGCCTCCAGTGAAGCCTCAAGGACAGAAACGCAACGAGATGGGCTTTGATTAAAAATGCTCTTTTAATGATCtcacaggttaaaaaaaaaaaaagttgctttttttcccccaattttATAGTGTGGATATGTTTATGACGGTCCACATAGGGTTTTTATGGGGACGACGTCGTGGTGTCCTTTGATAGATCGGAGACAGACAGGCCCACTGACGCACGAGCGGTACCACTAGTGTAATTTGGGGACATTTTAGCTAATCTAAACCGTGGGAAATAAAACGCAAGTCAAATAAAATGACGTTGAAGCGAGAGTGCACAGGAATCGAGGCCATTAGACAATCCCTCCGGAACGAGCTGCGGCCGACAGCCATTACCTTCCGTTGCAACTCGATAGACACGCACTACTTTAATTCACATCACGGAAACTTAAGTTTGATTAAACAAGCGCATTAAGATATGCGATATGCGTCGCTATGCATTCGAGATTTAAATAAGCAAAGCAAGCGGCGGCACTCGGGGGCAAAGGAAGGGGGAAGACGCAGGAAGGAAATGTATCACTCCACTTACCCTGAAATATTGCCGATTAAAAGCCCACACAAGACACGGCTGCCGGGACGGAATACTTCTCACTCAAGAACCATCGATTAAATTACGCTTGCGTGACGTCTCGTTGTGAAAGAATCCGCGACATTTTATTCCATTTCATGTTTTAAGTAACTATACTCTCCACCAAGGCGACACAGTGCAACCAGCGTATGATAAACGTCATTGACATCAGATTTTGATGGGCGTCCGCGCAGGCCAATGGGAGGCCGAGGCAAGCTGCATCTCAGCCAATCAGCGCTCATCACGCAAGCGCGGCCCGGTCTCACAGGAGAGGACATGACGGAGGTGACGGCCATGTTGTGCCGTGGTGTTTGTATCCCTCCGCCACAGTATTTACATTTTGCATGATTTTTGCATGCGGGCAAAAATATCAGTGGAGACCAGAGGCGCTATGTTGGAGTCCGTTAGTTTACTTATTTCTGCACATCT of the Syngnathus typhle isolate RoL2023-S1 ecotype Sweden linkage group LG20, RoL_Styp_1.0, whole genome shotgun sequence genome contains:
- the LOC133144100 gene encoding myocyte-specific enhancer factor 2D homolog isoform X5, which codes for MGRKKIQIQRITDERNKQVTFTKRKFGLMKKAYELSVLCDCEIALIIFNHANKLFQYASTDMDKVLLKYTEYNEPHESRTNADIIETLRKKGFNGCDSPEPDGEDSIDQSPLNDDKFRKTTEDLDVLFKRYGQSTAPPQTFTMPVTVQASNPSPLQFSNPGNALVTTSYVTASSLADTHLLSPQQPAPPRNTVSPGLPQRPASAGALLGGDLNNSNGGCPSPVPNGYTSARASPGLLAVSNGNSLGKVAPAKSPPPPPASPQMVSGRKPDLRVITSQGGKSLMQMTEDELELVNENAQRLAVGAQVAQTLTTPVVSVATPSLLAQGLPFSAMPTAYNTEYQLTSADITALHALASPGGLLPTSMATWQQQQQPVVSQQPQQQTQQQQINLASLSNLVMWGVDKQSSELSSQVSSLAANLSLGSPSNLLLGRDEWLGRPVAHIPQGAMLTVNTSSGVSIKSEPVSPGRDRSTPCPPPAPPPPPVPPPPSAGATLSAPPQYPGSLLCLEPPTGRSPADSVSSNASSFEGSDREDTGGGGGGANNNAADMAATGSVGPGRSDFSPSPEPEGGNIKRMRLDTWVT